One Mycolicibacter sp. MU0083 DNA window includes the following coding sequences:
- a CDS encoding PPE family protein: MTAPVWLASPPEVHSALLSAGPGPGPLLESAAAWSAMSAEYAEVAAELDAVLAGVEAGAWQGPSAQQYAAAHGPYLSWLADSAAKSTTAATLHHSAAAAYLTALAGMPTLAELAANHAVHATLVATNFFGVNTIPIALNEADYARMWIQAAEMMTVYQGTAGAALAAVPVPTPAPPIVAPGSAADTTVSWEQQLKDLITEFNMGFADPVAKWLWAQLGVDGYPIEAFPFASAVTQMLVQIPGMSPILAGALGWFTFHTLMLMWPLGQMALTMAIPIVMAAAPVLAAAAGLGTLGVIGAAVASTPDPVPAMPVPVGVGLPLSASVPVPAGAEICTCAEPISSAGPTAPAAAGAGMPAGGAAGGGPGVGFGPTSCLYLVSSASSSARRSGSARRSREADEDATEGQDAPGEATAQASAQQRRRRRRAQQRGFGDEYMDMNVGVTPDWGPPHEPAAAASETGAGPLGFAGTAVDTGRRAAGVTVLAGDGLDTAPRVPMLPGGWGEDAR, from the coding sequence ATGACCGCACCGGTCTGGCTGGCGTCGCCGCCGGAGGTGCACTCGGCGCTGCTCAGCGCGGGGCCGGGTCCTGGTCCGTTGCTGGAATCGGCGGCGGCATGGTCGGCGATGAGCGCCGAATACGCCGAGGTGGCGGCCGAGCTCGACGCGGTGCTGGCCGGGGTCGAGGCCGGTGCCTGGCAGGGTCCCAGCGCCCAGCAGTACGCGGCCGCACACGGCCCGTACCTGAGCTGGCTGGCCGACAGCGCGGCCAAGAGCACCACGGCGGCCACCCTGCACCACAGTGCCGCGGCGGCCTACCTCACCGCGTTGGCCGGCATGCCCACGCTGGCCGAGCTCGCCGCCAACCATGCCGTGCACGCGACGCTGGTCGCGACGAACTTCTTCGGCGTCAACACCATCCCGATCGCCCTGAACGAGGCGGACTACGCCCGGATGTGGATCCAGGCCGCGGAGATGATGACCGTCTATCAGGGCACCGCGGGCGCCGCGCTGGCCGCGGTGCCGGTACCGACGCCCGCACCGCCGATCGTGGCGCCGGGGAGTGCGGCCGACACGACGGTGAGCTGGGAGCAACAGCTCAAGGACCTGATCACCGAATTCAACATGGGTTTTGCGGACCCGGTGGCCAAGTGGCTGTGGGCGCAGTTGGGTGTCGACGGCTATCCGATCGAGGCGTTCCCGTTCGCCAGCGCGGTGACCCAGATGCTGGTGCAGATCCCGGGGATGTCGCCGATCCTGGCCGGCGCCCTGGGCTGGTTCACGTTCCACACCCTGATGCTGATGTGGCCGTTGGGGCAGATGGCCTTGACGATGGCGATCCCGATCGTGATGGCCGCCGCGCCCGTGTTGGCGGCTGCGGCGGGGCTGGGCACGCTGGGAGTGATCGGTGCTGCGGTGGCATCGACCCCTGACCCGGTTCCCGCGATGCCGGTGCCGGTGGGCGTCGGCCTTCCGCTGTCCGCGAGCGTCCCGGTGCCGGCGGGCGCCGAGATCTGCACCTGTGCCGAGCCGATCTCCTCGGCCGGGCCGACGGCTCCGGCGGCCGCCGGTGCGGGGATGCCGGCCGGTGGCGCGGCGGGCGGCGGGCCGGGCGTCGGGTTCGGGCCGACGTCGTGCCTGTACCTGGTGAGCAGCGCGTCGTCGTCGGCGCGGCGCTCGGGCAGCGCGCGCCGGTCCCGGGAAGCCGACGAAGACGCCACGGAAGGCCAGGACGCCCCCGGCGAGGCCACCGCGCAGGCGTCGGCGCAGCAGCGGCGGCGTCGCCGGCGCGCCCAGCAGCGCGGGTTCGGCGACGAGTACATGGATATGAACGTCGGCGTGACGCCGGACTGGGGACCGCCGCATGAGCCCGCCGCGGCCGCCTCGGAAACCGGTGCCGGCCCGCTGGGCTTCGCCGGCACCGCCGTCGACACCGGTCGACGGGCCGCCGGGGTCACCGTGTTGGCCGGCGACGGGCTCGACACCGCGCCGCGGGTTCCGATGCTGCCGGGCGGTTGGGGCGAGGACGCCCGCTGA
- the sigC gene encoding RNA polymerase sigma factor SigC has protein sequence MAGTDRVDDDVVTALAVAAAAGDTRALEAFIKATQRDVWRFVAYLFDGGSADDLTQETFLRAIGAIPRFAGRSSARTWLLAIARRVVADHIRYLRSRPRTAPGADPELLLDRDRPARGFEDVVEVNALIAGLSADQREALLLTQLFGLSYHDAAAVCGCPVGTIRSRVARARDALLADPDLGELTG, from the coding sequence ATGGCGGGAACCGATCGGGTCGACGACGACGTCGTCACCGCGCTCGCCGTCGCCGCGGCCGCCGGGGACACCCGCGCGCTGGAGGCGTTCATCAAGGCCACCCAGCGCGACGTCTGGCGTTTCGTGGCCTACCTGTTCGACGGCGGCAGTGCCGACGATCTCACCCAGGAGACGTTCCTGCGGGCCATCGGCGCCATCCCGCGATTCGCCGGGCGGTCCAGTGCCCGCACCTGGCTGCTGGCCATCGCCCGACGGGTGGTCGCCGATCACATCCGCTACCTCAGATCGCGACCGCGCACCGCACCCGGCGCCGATCCGGAGTTGCTGCTCGATCGCGACCGGCCCGCCCGCGGCTTCGAGGACGTCGTCGAGGTGAACGCGTTGATCGCGGGACTCTCGGCCGATCAGCGCGAAGCGCTGCTGCTGACCCAGTTGTTCGGCCTGTCCTATCACGATGCCGCGGCGGTCTGCGGTTGCCCGGTGGGCACCATCCGGTCGCGGGTCGCCCGAGCGCGCGACGCACTGCTGGCCGATCCCGACCTGGGTGAACTGACCGGTTAG
- a CDS encoding FtsB family cell division protein: protein MPDPKRPDAKRRAATSRPGRAGENGRARPRRSPAVRRGTGGARTTPSSPVGAVKRALAAATEQSSELRVGSTARRAVILAAVMCVLTLTVAGPVRTFFAQHAEMKQQSELESTLHRQITDLQQQKANLDDPAHIRAQARQRLGFVMPGEIPYQVQLPGPVEVEAEPGAEALIAPSGDPWYTSLWHTIADAPHPPPAEPAPAGPPALPVPVVPGG, encoded by the coding sequence ATGCCCGATCCGAAGCGGCCGGACGCCAAGCGGCGTGCCGCGACGTCGCGGCCGGGTCGGGCCGGCGAGAACGGGCGTGCCCGCCCGCGCCGGTCTCCCGCGGTCCGCCGCGGGACGGGCGGTGCCCGCACGACGCCGTCCTCGCCGGTCGGTGCCGTCAAGCGGGCGCTGGCAGCCGCCACCGAGCAGAGTTCGGAGCTGCGGGTCGGCTCCACCGCACGGCGGGCGGTGATCCTGGCGGCGGTGATGTGTGTGCTCACGCTGACCGTCGCCGGGCCGGTCCGCACCTTCTTCGCCCAGCACGCGGAGATGAAACAGCAGTCCGAATTGGAGAGCACCCTGCACCGCCAGATCACCGACCTGCAGCAGCAGAAGGCCAACCTCGACGACCCCGCGCACATCCGGGCGCAGGCCCGCCAGCGGCTGGGCTTCGTGATGCCCGGCGAGATCCCGTATCAGGTCCAGCTGCCCGGGCCGGTGGAGGTGGAGGCGGAACCCGGCGCCGAGGCGCTGATCGCCCCCAGCGGTGACCCCTGGTACACGTCGTTGTGGCACACCATCGCCGACGCCCCGCATCCGCCGCCCGCCGAACCGGCGCCCGCGGGCCCGCCGGCGCTCCCGGTCCCGGTGGTGCCCGGTGGTTGA
- the eno gene encoding phosphopyruvate hydratase, which produces MPIIQQVGAREILDSRGNPTVEVEVALEDGTFARAAVPSGASTGEHEAVELRDGGARYGGKGVQKAVTAVLDQIAPAVIGISADDQRLVDQALVDLDGTPDKSRLGANAMLGVSLAVAKAAADCAALPLYRYLGGPNAHILPVPMMNILNGGAHADTGVDVQEFMVAPIGAPNFAEALRWGVEVYHSLKSVLKKQGLATGLGDEGGFAPDVAGTTAALDLISTAIEATGLKLGSDVALALDVAATEFYTDGTGYAFEKQNRSAAQLAEFYASLLDSYPLVSIEDPLSEDDWDGWVALTSAIGDRVQLVGDDLFVTNPERLEDGIERGAANALLVKVNQIGTLTETLDAVTLAHNSGYRTMMSHRSGETEDTTIADLAVAVSSGQIKTGAPARSERVAKYNQLLRIEEELGDAARYAGELAFPRYAPESK; this is translated from the coding sequence GTGCCCATCATCCAGCAGGTCGGCGCCCGCGAAATCCTCGATTCCCGCGGCAACCCCACGGTCGAGGTCGAGGTCGCGCTGGAGGACGGCACGTTCGCCCGGGCCGCGGTGCCCTCGGGCGCTTCCACCGGTGAGCACGAAGCCGTGGAGCTCCGGGACGGTGGCGCCCGCTACGGCGGCAAGGGCGTGCAGAAGGCGGTCACCGCGGTGCTCGACCAGATCGCCCCGGCGGTGATCGGGATCAGCGCCGACGACCAGCGACTGGTGGACCAGGCACTGGTGGACCTCGACGGCACCCCGGACAAGTCCCGGCTGGGCGCCAACGCCATGCTCGGGGTCTCGCTGGCGGTGGCCAAGGCGGCCGCGGACTGCGCGGCCCTGCCGCTGTACCGCTACCTGGGCGGTCCCAACGCCCACATCCTGCCGGTGCCGATGATGAACATCCTCAACGGCGGCGCGCACGCCGACACCGGTGTCGACGTCCAGGAGTTCATGGTGGCCCCGATCGGCGCCCCCAACTTCGCCGAGGCGCTGCGCTGGGGCGTCGAGGTCTACCACTCGCTCAAGTCGGTGCTCAAGAAGCAGGGTCTGGCCACCGGCCTCGGTGACGAGGGCGGCTTCGCCCCCGACGTCGCCGGCACCACCGCCGCACTGGACCTGATCAGCACCGCCATCGAGGCCACCGGCCTGAAGCTGGGCTCCGACGTCGCGCTGGCCCTCGACGTCGCGGCCACCGAGTTCTACACCGACGGCACCGGGTACGCCTTCGAGAAGCAGAACCGCAGCGCGGCGCAGCTCGCCGAGTTCTACGCCTCGCTGCTCGACAGCTACCCGCTGGTCTCCATCGAGGACCCGCTGTCCGAGGACGACTGGGACGGCTGGGTGGCGCTGACGTCGGCGATCGGCGACCGGGTGCAGCTGGTCGGCGACGACCTGTTCGTCACCAACCCCGAACGCCTCGAGGACGGTATCGAGCGGGGCGCGGCCAACGCGCTGCTGGTCAAGGTCAACCAGATCGGCACCCTGACCGAAACCCTGGATGCGGTGACGCTGGCCCACAACAGCGGGTACCGCACCATGATGAGCCACCGCAGCGGTGAGACCGAGGACACCACCATCGCCGACCTGGCGGTCGCGGTGTCCAGCGGCCAGATCAAGACCGGTGCCCCGGCCCGCAGCGAGCGGGTGGCCAAGTACAACCAGCTGCTGCGGATCGAGGAGGAGCTCGGCGACGCCGCACGTTACGCCGGCGAACTGGCCTTCCCGCGGTACGCGCCGGAAAGCAAGTAG
- a CDS encoding Ppx/GppA phosphatase family protein, with protein sequence MALTPTGRVAGIDCGTNSIRLLIADVDASGRLRDVHREMRIVRLGEGVDATGRFAPAALERTRVALTDYAELMAAQGVSRLRMVATSATRDAANRDEFFAMTAQVLGRVVAGAVAEVITGEQEAQLTFRGAVGELDAAEGPFVVVDLGGGSTEVVLGDPVAGVSAGFSADVGCVRITERCLHSDPPTAPEIAAARAVVRELLAEALAAVPVQHARTWVGVAGTMTTLSALALDLDEYDSAAIHLSRITLSELTALCDRLIAMTRAQRAALGPMHPGRVDVIGGGAIVVQELARFLADRAGIDELVVSEHDILDGIALSITAR encoded by the coding sequence ATGGCGCTGACGCCGACGGGACGGGTCGCCGGAATCGACTGCGGCACCAACTCGATTCGCCTGCTGATCGCCGACGTCGACGCATCCGGACGGCTTCGCGACGTGCATCGGGAGATGCGCATCGTCCGGTTGGGGGAGGGCGTCGACGCCACCGGGCGGTTCGCGCCCGCGGCGCTGGAACGCACCCGCGTCGCGCTGACCGATTACGCCGAACTGATGGCCGCACAAGGTGTTTCGCGGCTGCGGATGGTGGCCACCTCGGCCACCCGCGACGCGGCCAACCGTGACGAGTTCTTCGCGATGACGGCGCAGGTGTTGGGGCGGGTCGTCGCGGGTGCGGTCGCCGAGGTGATCACCGGCGAGCAGGAGGCGCAATTGACCTTCCGCGGTGCGGTGGGTGAATTGGACGCCGCCGAAGGGCCGTTCGTGGTCGTCGACCTCGGTGGCGGGTCCACCGAGGTGGTGCTCGGCGATCCGGTGGCGGGAGTGTCGGCCGGCTTCTCCGCCGACGTGGGGTGTGTCCGGATCACCGAGCGGTGCCTGCACTCCGATCCGCCGACCGCGCCGGAGATCGCCGCCGCCCGCGCCGTGGTCCGCGAACTGCTCGCCGAAGCTCTGGCGGCGGTCCCGGTGCAGCACGCCCGCACCTGGGTGGGGGTGGCGGGCACCATGACGACACTGTCCGCGCTGGCGCTGGATCTGGACGAATACGACTCGGCCGCAATACATCTGTCACGAATCACGCTGTCCGAACTCACCGCGCTGTGCGATCGGCTCATCGCGATGACCCGAGCGCAGCGGGCCGCGCTGGGCCCGATGCACCCCGGCCGCGTCGACGTCATCGGCGGCGGGGCGATCGTGGTGCAGGAGCTGGCCCGGTTCCTGGCCGATCGTGCCGGGATCGACGAACTGGTGGTCAGCGAGCACGACATCCTGGATGGCATCGCGCTGTCGATCACCGCCCGCTAG
- a CDS encoding lytic transglycosylase domain-containing protein, with the protein MSALRWLRTAAVVGATAVLLASSCSWQLGNPIPQGVPPPPGDPVPPVKTYGVAGRPADQLAQWAAERAPMLGIPVTALEAYAYAARVAEVENPGCRLGWTTLAGIGQIESHHGHYNNSTVARNGDVRPKIRGVRLDGSGGNLHIVEEVQPDLADDDGVVRAMGPMQFIPQTWRLYGVDANNDGIISPDNIDDAALSAAGYLCWRGKDLSTPKGWMTALMAYNESEIYARAVRDWAAAYAAGRPL; encoded by the coding sequence GTGTCGGCGCTACGTTGGCTGCGGACGGCCGCCGTCGTGGGCGCGACGGCCGTGTTGCTGGCGTCCAGTTGCAGCTGGCAGCTCGGCAACCCCATCCCGCAGGGGGTGCCGCCGCCCCCGGGTGATCCGGTTCCGCCGGTGAAGACCTACGGGGTGGCCGGCCGGCCCGCCGACCAATTGGCGCAGTGGGCCGCCGAGCGGGCGCCGATGCTGGGGATCCCGGTCACCGCGCTGGAGGCCTACGCCTACGCCGCCCGGGTCGCCGAGGTGGAGAACCCCGGCTGCCGGCTGGGCTGGACCACGTTGGCGGGCATCGGCCAGATCGAAAGTCATCACGGCCACTACAACAACTCCACGGTGGCCCGCAACGGCGATGTGCGCCCCAAGATCCGTGGGGTCCGCCTCGACGGCTCCGGCGGCAATCTGCACATCGTCGAGGAGGTGCAGCCCGATCTGGCCGACGACGACGGCGTCGTCCGCGCCATGGGGCCCATGCAGTTCATTCCGCAGACCTGGCGTCTCTACGGCGTCGACGCCAACAACGACGGCATCATCAGCCCGGACAACATCGACGACGCCGCGCTGTCGGCGGCCGGATACCTGTGCTGGCGCGGCAAAGACCTGTCCACCCCCAAGGGCTGGATGACGGCCTTGATGGCCTACAACGAGTCGGAGATCTACGCCCGCGCGGTCCGCGATTGGGCCGCCGCGTACGCGGCCGGACGCCCACTGTGA
- the mfd gene encoding transcription-repair coupling factor: MARIMTAPGPAPVHTPIAGLVELALSAPAFTEIIERAGDPPAELALVGPVAARPFVAAALARQTPLLVATATGHEADDLTAELRGVYGDTVALFPSWETLPHERLSPGVDTVGARLLLLRRLARPDDARLGPPLRVVVTTARSLLQPMTPQLDSIEPVLLTVGDETAFEAVIARLVELAYTRVDLVGKRGEFAVRGGILDLFPPTAEHPVRIEFWGDEVTEIRPFSVADQRSIPEVEVGTVVAVPCRELLLTDEVRARAAELARDQPQTDNAVTGTVGDMLAKLAEGIPVDGMEALGPVLRPGPQALLTDQLAPGTPVLLCDPEKVRARAADLIKTGREFLEASWSVAAIGGEAPIDIEQLGGSGFRELAAVREAAQAAGHPWWTLSQLPDPEAIELEVRAAPSARGRQRDIDEIFAMLRAHIATGGRAAVVTPGVGTARRVVEQLAESDTAATLLESGTAPQPGVVGVLAGPLHDGLVIPGANLVIVTEADLTGNRVSGPEGKRLAAKRRNAVDPLALNAGDLVVHDQHGIGKFVEMTERTVGGARREYLVLEYASGKRGGAAGTDKLYVPMDSLDQLSRYVGGQAPALSKLGGSDWAQTKTKARKAVREIADELVALYAKRQAAPGHAFAPDTPWQAEMEDAFGFTETIDQLTAISEVKADMEKPVPMDRVICGDVGYGKTEIAVRAAFKAVQDGKQVAVLVPTTLLADQHLQTFSTRMAGFPVTVKGLSRFTDPSESKATVDGLADGSVDVVIGTHRLLQTGVRWKDLGLVIVDEEQRFGVEHKEHIKALRSHVDVLTMSATPIPRTLEMSLAGIREMSTILTPPEDRYPVLTYVGAHDDKQVAAALRRELLRDGQVFYVHNRVSSIDAAAARVRALVPEARVVVAHGQMPEEMLETTVQGFWNREYDILVCTTIIETGLDISNANTLIVERADTFGLSQLHQLRGRVGRSRERGYAYFLYPRETPLTETAHDRLATIAQNNELGAGMAVAMKDLEIRGAGNVLGVEQSGHVAGVGFDLYVRLVGEAVEAYRAAFNGETVTTEEVKDVRIDLPVDAHLPPEYINSDRLRLEAYRRLAAAPDEAAVRAVIDELTDRYGPLPEPAGRLVAVARLRLLCRAAGITEVAAASATTLRLSPMTLPDSAQLRLKRMHPSAGYRATTATVQVPIPRVGGAGAAVGAPRIRDVELVQMVADLITALDGKPQVRIDVADAAPAVP; the protein is encoded by the coding sequence ATTGCCCGCATCATGACCGCACCGGGGCCCGCACCTGTCCACACCCCGATCGCGGGGCTCGTCGAGCTGGCGTTGAGCGCGCCGGCGTTCACCGAGATCATCGAGCGGGCCGGTGACCCACCCGCCGAACTCGCGCTGGTCGGCCCGGTTGCGGCCCGCCCGTTCGTCGCCGCCGCCCTGGCCCGGCAGACCCCGTTGCTGGTGGCCACCGCCACCGGGCACGAGGCCGACGACCTGACCGCCGAGCTGCGCGGCGTGTACGGCGACACGGTGGCGCTGTTCCCGTCCTGGGAGACCCTGCCGCACGAACGGCTCTCGCCGGGGGTCGACACCGTCGGCGCCCGACTGCTGTTGCTGCGCCGGCTGGCCCGGCCCGACGACGCCCGGCTGGGACCGCCGCTGCGGGTGGTGGTGACCACCGCCCGCTCGCTGCTGCAACCGATGACCCCGCAACTGGACTCGATCGAACCGGTGCTGCTGACCGTCGGCGACGAGACCGCGTTCGAGGCGGTGATCGCCCGCCTGGTCGAGCTGGCCTACACCCGGGTGGACCTGGTCGGCAAGCGCGGCGAGTTCGCGGTGCGCGGCGGCATCCTCGACCTGTTCCCGCCCACCGCCGAGCATCCGGTCCGGATCGAGTTCTGGGGCGACGAGGTCACCGAGATCCGGCCGTTCTCGGTGGCCGATCAGCGGTCCATCCCCGAAGTCGAGGTGGGCACCGTGGTCGCGGTGCCCTGCCGGGAGCTACTGCTCACCGACGAGGTCCGGGCCCGCGCGGCGGAACTGGCCCGCGACCAGCCGCAGACCGACAACGCCGTCACCGGCACCGTCGGCGACATGCTCGCCAAGCTCGCCGAGGGCATCCCCGTCGACGGCATGGAGGCCCTGGGACCGGTGCTGCGGCCCGGACCGCAGGCACTGCTGACCGATCAGCTCGCCCCCGGCACCCCGGTGCTTCTCTGCGATCCGGAGAAGGTCCGCGCCCGCGCCGCCGACCTGATCAAGACCGGCCGGGAATTCCTGGAGGCGTCCTGGTCGGTCGCCGCGATCGGCGGGGAAGCCCCGATCGACATCGAACAGCTCGGCGGCTCGGGTTTCCGGGAGCTCGCGGCGGTCCGCGAGGCCGCGCAGGCGGCCGGGCATCCGTGGTGGACGCTGAGTCAGCTGCCCGACCCCGAGGCGATCGAACTCGAGGTGCGCGCGGCACCGTCGGCCCGCGGACGGCAGCGTGACATCGACGAGATCTTCGCCATGCTGCGGGCGCACATCGCCACCGGCGGACGCGCCGCCGTCGTCACACCCGGTGTCGGTACCGCCCGCCGGGTGGTCGAACAGCTCGCCGAATCCGATACCGCGGCAACACTTTTGGAGTCCGGTACCGCGCCGCAGCCCGGGGTGGTCGGGGTGCTGGCCGGGCCGCTGCACGACGGCCTGGTGATTCCGGGCGCGAACCTGGTGATCGTCACCGAAGCCGACCTGACCGGCAACCGGGTCAGCGGCCCGGAGGGCAAGCGGCTGGCCGCCAAACGCCGCAACGCCGTCGACCCGCTGGCGCTGAACGCCGGCGACCTGGTGGTGCACGATCAGCACGGCATCGGCAAGTTCGTGGAGATGACCGAGCGCACCGTGGGTGGGGCGCGCCGGGAATACCTGGTGCTGGAGTACGCCTCCGGCAAGCGCGGTGGCGCCGCGGGCACCGACAAGCTCTACGTGCCGATGGACTCCCTGGACCAACTGTCGCGCTACGTCGGCGGGCAGGCCCCGGCACTGAGCAAGCTCGGCGGCAGCGACTGGGCCCAGACCAAGACCAAAGCACGCAAGGCGGTCCGGGAGATCGCCGACGAACTCGTCGCCCTCTACGCCAAACGCCAGGCCGCGCCCGGCCACGCGTTCGCCCCGGACACCCCGTGGCAGGCCGAGATGGAGGATGCGTTCGGGTTCACCGAGACCATCGACCAGCTCACCGCGATCAGCGAAGTCAAGGCCGATATGGAAAAGCCGGTCCCGATGGACCGGGTGATCTGCGGTGACGTCGGCTACGGCAAGACCGAGATCGCGGTGCGCGCCGCGTTCAAAGCCGTCCAGGACGGCAAGCAGGTCGCGGTGCTGGTGCCCACCACACTGCTGGCCGATCAGCACCTGCAGACGTTCAGCACCCGGATGGCCGGCTTCCCGGTCACCGTCAAGGGGCTGTCGCGGTTCACCGACCCGAGCGAGTCCAAGGCCACCGTCGACGGCCTGGCCGACGGTTCGGTGGACGTGGTGATCGGCACCCACCGACTGCTGCAGACCGGGGTCCGCTGGAAGGATCTCGGGCTGGTGATCGTCGACGAGGAGCAGCGGTTCGGCGTCGAGCACAAGGAACACATCAAGGCGCTGCGCAGCCACGTCGACGTCCTCACCATGAGCGCCACCCCGATCCCGCGGACCCTGGAGATGAGCCTGGCCGGCATCCGGGAGATGTCGACCATCCTCACCCCGCCCGAGGACCGCTACCCGGTGCTGACCTATGTCGGCGCGCACGACGACAAGCAGGTCGCCGCGGCACTGCGCCGCGAACTACTGCGCGACGGGCAGGTCTTCTACGTGCACAACCGGGTCAGCTCCATCGACGCCGCGGCCGCCCGGGTGCGGGCACTGGTGCCCGAGGCGCGGGTGGTGGTCGCGCACGGCCAGATGCCCGAGGAGATGCTGGAGACCACGGTGCAGGGCTTCTGGAACCGGGAGTACGACATCCTGGTCTGCACCACCATCATCGAGACCGGCCTGGACATCTCCAACGCCAACACGTTGATCGTCGAACGCGCCGACACCTTCGGGCTGTCCCAGCTGCACCAGTTGCGGGGCCGGGTGGGGCGTAGCCGGGAACGCGGCTACGCCTACTTCCTCTATCCGCGGGAGACCCCGCTGACCGAGACCGCCCACGACCGGCTGGCCACCATCGCCCAGAACAACGAACTGGGCGCCGGGATGGCGGTGGCGATGAAGGACCTGGAGATCCGCGGCGCCGGCAACGTGCTGGGTGTCGAGCAGTCCGGGCACGTGGCCGGCGTCGGTTTCGACCTGTATGTGCGGCTGGTCGGCGAGGCCGTCGAGGCGTACCGGGCGGCGTTCAACGGCGAGACCGTCACCACCGAAGAGGTCAAGGACGTCCGGATCGACCTGCCGGTCGATGCCCACCTGCCGCCGGAGTACATCAATTCCGACCGGCTGCGGCTGGAGGCCTACCGGCGGTTGGCGGCCGCGCCCGACGAGGCCGCGGTGCGCGCCGTGATCGACGAGCTCACCGACCGCTACGGGCCGCTGCCCGAACCGGCGGGCCGACTGGTGGCGGTGGCCCGGCTGCGGTTGCTGTGCCGGGCGGCCGGTATCACCGAGGTCGCCGCGGCCTCGGCCACCACACTGCGGCTGTCCCCGATGACGCTGCCGGACTCCGCGCAGCTGCGGCTCAAGCGGATGCACCCGTCGGCCGGATACCGCGCCACCACCGCCACCGTGCAGGTGCCGATCCCGCGGGTCGGCGGTGCCGGCGCGGCGGTGGGGGCCCCGCGGATCCGCGATGTGGAACTGGTGCAGATGGTGGCCGATCTGATCACCGCGTTAGACGGCAAACCGCAGGTCCGCATCGACGTCGCCGACGCGGCGCCGGCAGTACCGTAG
- a CDS encoding DUF501 domain-containing protein has protein sequence MVDPADLEAVGRQLGREPRGVLAIAYRCPNGEPAVVKTAPKLPDGTPFPTLYYLTHPVLTAAASRLESSGLMADMSERLRHDPELAAAYRGAHESFLAERDAIEPLGTTFSGGGMPDRVKCLHVVIAHSLAKGRGVNPFGDEALAILAAEPAMAGILVPEQWR, from the coding sequence GTGGTTGATCCCGCAGACCTGGAAGCGGTGGGCCGGCAGTTGGGTCGCGAACCCCGCGGCGTCCTGGCGATCGCCTACCGCTGCCCCAACGGCGAACCGGCCGTGGTGAAGACGGCGCCGAAGCTGCCCGACGGCACACCGTTTCCCACCCTGTACTACCTGACCCACCCGGTGCTGACCGCCGCGGCCAGCCGACTGGAGTCGTCCGGGCTGATGGCCGACATGAGTGAGCGGTTGCGGCACGACCCCGAACTGGCCGCCGCCTACCGTGGCGCCCACGAATCCTTTCTGGCCGAACGGGATGCGATCGAGCCGCTGGGCACCACGTTCTCCGGCGGGGGGATGCCCGACCGGGTGAAGTGCCTGCACGTGGTGATCGCGCACTCGTTGGCGAAGGGCCGCGGCGTGAACCCGTTCGGCGATGAGGCGCTGGCGATCCTGGCCGCCGAGCCGGCGATGGCCGGGATCCTGGTGCCGGAGCAATGGCGCTGA
- a CDS encoding nucleoside triphosphate pyrophosphohydrolase, which produces MTVVLLDPRRPSLIPVEALALLTGDVIYTEELPIAVPWALPSARSALSGADGPVLLSSDRDHPVVVARLAAGETLIAVPEPPAGERLIDAVAVMDRLRTSGPWESEQTHDSLCRFLLEETYELLDAVRGGDADELCAELGDLLLQVLFHARIAQDAREHPFGIDDVADALLRKLGNRAPAVLAGEEVSLDQQVAQWEERKASEKRAKRSTDSILDDLPTAQPALALASKVLKRLARAGVPADLIPEAVTTVTIAAGGNAENDLRTAVLELMDTVRSVEKSIIGEPTEAQWRAHWP; this is translated from the coding sequence ATGACCGTCGTCCTTCTCGACCCTCGTCGGCCGTCGCTGATACCGGTGGAAGCACTCGCGCTGCTCACCGGTGACGTGATCTACACCGAGGAGCTACCGATCGCGGTGCCCTGGGCGCTGCCGTCCGCGCGATCGGCGCTCAGCGGCGCCGACGGTCCGGTGCTGTTGTCCTCGGATCGCGATCATCCCGTCGTCGTCGCCCGGCTGGCGGCCGGTGAAACGCTGATCGCCGTCCCGGAGCCACCGGCAGGGGAGCGGCTGATCGACGCGGTCGCCGTCATGGACCGACTCCGGACGTCCGGGCCGTGGGAGAGCGAGCAGACCCACGACTCGTTGTGCCGGTTCCTGCTGGAGGAGACCTACGAGTTGCTGGACGCGGTCCGCGGCGGCGACGCCGACGAACTCTGCGCCGAGCTGGGGGATCTGCTGTTGCAGGTGCTGTTCCACGCCCGCATCGCGCAGGACGCGCGAGAGCATCCGTTCGGTATCGACGACGTCGCCGACGCGCTGCTGCGCAAGCTCGGCAATCGGGCTCCGGCCGTGCTGGCCGGGGAAGAGGTCTCACTGGACCAGCAGGTGGCGCAGTGGGAGGAGCGCAAGGCTAGCGAAAAGCGAGCGAAACGGTCCACCGACTCCATCCTCGACGACCTGCCGACCGCACAGCCGGCCTTGGCGCTGGCCAGCAAGGTGCTCAAACGGCTCGCCCGCGCCGGCGTGCCGGCCGACCTGATCCCCGAGGCGGTCACCACCGTCACCATCGCAGCAGGTGGTAACGCCGAGAACGATTTGCGCACAGCGGTTCTGGAGTTGATGGATACCGTGCGCTCCGTTGAGAAGTCGATCATCGGCGAGCCCACCGAAGCGCAGTGGCGTGCGCACTGGCCGTAG